The Pseudomonas sp. GD03919 region CTGCGCTGCTGGCAGCCCTTGTCGGCCTGGGAGCGGCGCTGCCGTTCTGGTTGATGCTGGGGCTGGTTCTGCTCTACGCGGTGACCGTGACGGCCGACTCCGCCTCGCTGACCGCCGGGCTGGTCAGCGTCGCCCCACCCAGTCACCGCGGCGCAGCGATGGCGCTGTATTCCTGTACCGGTTTTACCGGCGCCTTTCTCGGTCCGCTGCTGTTCGGCATGACCCTCGATGCCCTGGGTGACCAGCAGTTGCTCGGCTGGTGGGCAGCGTTCGCGTTGATGGGGCTGTTGCTGACGCTAGGGCCGTTGGCGTTGTGGTGGGCGGGTAGGGGGCAAGAGGGCAGCACGCATCCGTAGAGAGGCGCCTGCCTCAGGTTCACGCCTTCGTTCCCAATGCTTCAGCCTTACGCAGCCAGCTCTGGCGCTGTTCCTCGCTGGACGGGCGCACTGGGGCGAATTCGGTCAGACGGCGGGTTTTGATGCCGCAGAAGCCGAGGATGGTACGCACCATCTGCCGATGTGCCGGCGCGCCGTAGATCCAGCGGAAATACCAGCGAGGCGTATCCATGGTCACCAGCAGGTCGGCGCTGCGCCCGCTGAGCAGTTTGTCCCAGAGCTGCGAGCGGTTGCGGTACCTGAAGGCGAAACCGGGCAGGAACACCCGGTCGAAGAAACCCTTGAGTAAAGCCGGTATGCCGCCCCACCACACGGGGTAGACGAACACCAGATGCTCCGCCCAGTGAATCAGACGCTGGGCCTCGAGCAGGTCCGGCTCAAGACTCTGGCTCTGTTCGTAGCCGTCGCGCAGTATCGGGTCGAACTGCATCTCACCCAGCCTGAGCTGACGCACCACGTGGCCCTTGCTGCGTGCGCCGTGGCTGTAAGCCTCGGCCAGAGCATGGCAGAGGCTGTTCTTCTTCGGTGTGCCAAGCACCAGCAGGATTCGTTTGCCATCGCCTTCCAGCGGTGTGGCGCCGCTCTTGCCTTCATTCATGCCGCCCGGCTCCGAGCATGTCCTGTGGTCTGACCCATTGATCGAACTCCTCTTCAGTCAGATAACCGAGTTGCAGTGCTGCCTGGCGCAGCGTGCTGCCTTCGGCGTAGGCCTTCTTGGCGATTTCGGCGGCCTTGTCGTAGCCGATGTGCGGGTTGAGCGCGGTCACCAGCATCAGACCGTTCTCCAGATGCGCGGCCATCTGCGCGGCGTCCGGTTGCAGCTCGGCCACGCAGTGCTGCTGGAAGTTGCGGCAGCCGTCGGCGAGCAGGCGGATCGACTGCAACAGGTTATGGATGATCACCGGCTTGAACACGTTGAGCTGCAAGTGCCCCTGGCTGGCGGCGAAGCTGATGGTGGCATCGTTGCCCAGCACCTGGCATGCAAGCATCGACAGTGCTTCGCACTGGGTCGGGTTGACCTTGCCGGGCATGATCGAGCTGCCCGGCTCGTTCGCCGGCAAGCGCACCTCGGCGAAGCCGGCGCGCGGGCCGGAACCGAGCAGGCGCAGGTCGTTGGCCAGTTTCATCAATGCCACGGCCAGTGTTTTCAGCGCCCCGGAGAGCTGTACCAGCGGTTCGTGGCCTGACAGTGCGGCGAACTTGTTCGGCGCGCTGGTCAGCGGCAGGCCGGACAGTGCGGCGAGCTCGGCGGCAATGGCCTCGGCGAAGCCTGCCGGGGCGTTGAGCCCGGTGCCGACGGCGGTGCCACCCTGGGC contains the following coding sequences:
- a CDS encoding class II fumarate hydratase; translation: MSRTETDSIGPIEVPNDAYWGAQTQRSLINFAIGQERMPLAVLHALALIKKAAARVNSRSGELPADIARLIEQAADEVLEGQHDSQFPLVVWQTGSGTQSNMNVNEVIAGRANELAGGQRGGKNPVHPNDHVNRAQSSNDCFPTAMHIAAVQGVRHCLLPALAELRDGLQEQAQRHANLVKTGRTHMMDATPITFGQELSAFVAQLGHAEAAIRAALPAVCELAQGGTAVGTGLNAPAGFAEAIAAELAALSGLPLTSAPNKFAALSGHEPLVQLSGALKTLAVALMKLANDLRLLGSGPRAGFAEVRLPANEPGSSIMPGKVNPTQCEALSMLACQVLGNDATISFAASQGHLQLNVFKPVIIHNLLQSIRLLADGCRNFQQHCVAELQPDAAQMAAHLENGLMLVTALNPHIGYDKAAEIAKKAYAEGSTLRQAALQLGYLTEEEFDQWVRPQDMLGAGRHE
- a CDS encoding NAD(P)H-dependent oxidoreductase, with the translated sequence MNEGKSGATPLEGDGKRILLVLGTPKKNSLCHALAEAYSHGARSKGHVVRQLRLGEMQFDPILRDGYEQSQSLEPDLLEAQRLIHWAEHLVFVYPVWWGGIPALLKGFFDRVFLPGFAFRYRNRSQLWDKLLSGRSADLLVTMDTPRWYFRWIYGAPAHRQMVRTILGFCGIKTRRLTEFAPVRPSSEEQRQSWLRKAEALGTKA